One Carassius auratus strain Wakin unplaced genomic scaffold, ASM336829v1 scaf_tig00035191, whole genome shotgun sequence DNA window includes the following coding sequences:
- the LOC113081883 gene encoding E3 ubiquitin-protein ligase TRIM7-like translates to MACSSGALNHELQCFICLDVFTDPVTTPCGHNFCRTCLNKFWTSTQTCFCPICKETFSRRPDLMDPRMQPLVRGTNQPTLHRTQSLPKWTNKPPVPVPLPRIRSLKRRNQPPLPRMQSLQRAQVNMISTGPRNHRGIPEYNDESVVQHFQEKLNLGSEVFCDICVERKQKAVKSCLMCQSSYCETHLEPHHRVPRLKKHKLINAVENLEDYICQKHQRPLDLFCRDDQTSVCLSCTEGDHRTHNIVPIEEENREKLVKKKTDVQQMIQNKMKKIQEIQHSVELRKRNMEKEKSASVELFTDLIRSIERCQSELLKMMEEQQKAAEKQAEDLIKELQQEITDLKKISHTDDHLHLIQMFSSPHSHSHTKNETEISIDTDVNVLPLHRALTQLKKTHTALTKKLSKSGLGWAQKYAVDLILDPDTANPCLILSDDGKQVSHGDNTQNVAENPKRFDDYCVLAKQGFSSGRFYYEVQVKGKTGWSAGVARESINRKGDISPSPEDGLWSMVLINRRQYIACDNPAVGFSNRRTPETVGVFVDYEEGLVSFYDVGSRSHIYSFTAQTFTEKLYPYFGPGHNDKGKNSNPLIISTVS, encoded by the exons ATGGCGTGCTCCAGTGGTGCACTTAATCATGAGCTCCAGTGCTTCATCtgtctggatgtgttcactgatccagtcaccactccatgtggacacaacttctgcaGAACCTGCCTGAACAAGTTCTGGACAAGCACACAGACCTGCTTCTGTCCAATCTGTAAAGAAACATTCAGCAGAAGACCTGATCTCATGGATCCCAGAATGCAACCTCTAGTGAGGGGGACAAACCAACCCACGCTCCATCGAACACAATCTCTACCGAAGTGGACAAACAAACCCCCGGTCCCGGTCCCGCTCCCCCGTATCCGGTCTCTAAAGAGGAGAAACCAACCACCGCTCCCACGAATGCAATCTCTACAGAGGGCTCAAGTCAATATGATATCCACAGGGCCCAGAAACCATAGAGGCATCCCTGAGTACAATGATGAGAGTGTTGTGCAACACTTTCAGGAGAAGCTCAATCTAGGATCTGAGGTGTTTTGTGACATCTGTGTTGAAAGAAAGCAGAAAGCCGTGAAGTCCTGTCTGATGTGTCAAAGCTCTTACTGTGAGACTCATCTGGAGCCCCATCACAGAGTCCCACgtctaaagaaacacaaactgatcAACGCTGTGGAAAATCTGGAGGATTATATATGCCAGAAACACCAGAGACCTCTGGATCTGTTCTGCAGAGATGATCAGACGAGTGTGTGTCTGTCCTGCACTGAAGGAGACCACAGGACTCACAACATTGTTCCTATAGAGGAGGAGAATCGAGAGAAG TTGGTTAAGAAAAAAACAGACGTGCAGCAGATGATCCAGAACAAAATGAAGAAGATTCAAGAGATCCAACACTCAGTAGAACTGCGAAAA AGGAACATGGAGAAAGAGAAATCAGCCAGTGTTGAGCTCTTCACTGATctgatccgctccattgagagatgtCAGTCTGAGCTGCTGAAGATGATGGAggaacagcagaaagcagcagagaaacaggcTGAAGATCTCATTAAAGAGCTGCAGCAGGAAATCACTGATCTGAAGAAGATCTCACACACTGATGATCACCTGCACCTCATACAG ATGTTCTCATCCCCGCACAGTCATTCACACACCAAGAACGAGACTGAGATCAGTATTGATACTGATGTGAATGTGCTCCCTCTGCATAGAGCTCTGACTCAACTGAAGAAAACACACACGGCACTAACTAAAAAACTCAGTAAATCAG GGTTGGGATGGGCTCAGAAGTATGCAG tggatctgattctggatcctGATACAGCGAATCCATGTCTAATCCTGTCTGATGATGGGAAACAAGTCAGTCATGGAGACAATACGCAGAACGTCGCAGAAAACCCAAAGAGATTTGATGACTATTGTGTTCTGGCAAAGCAGGGATTCAGTTCAGGCAGATTTTACTATGAGGTTCAGGTAAAGGGGAAGACTGGGTGGAGTGCAGGAGTGGCCAGAGAATCCATTAACAGGAAGGGGGACATTAGTCCGAGTCCTGAGGATGGGCTCTGGTCTATGGTATTGATTAATCGGAGGCAGTATATAGCTTGTGATAATCCAGCAGTCGGTTTCTCTAACAGAAGGACACCTGAGACTGTGggagtgtttgtggattatgaggagGGTCTGGTCTCTTTTTATGATGTGGGCTCCAGATCTCATATCTACTCTTTCACTGCTCAGACTTTCACTGAGAAACTCTATCCATATTTTGGCCCTGGCCATAATGATAAAGGTAAAAACTCAAACCCACTTATAATTTCAACTGTCAGTTGA